Genomic segment of Molothrus aeneus isolate 106 chromosome 3, BPBGC_Maene_1.0, whole genome shotgun sequence:
ctGCATTGCTCCAGTTGTATGCCATAGGTACATTGCAGTCACAAGAGAGGCACCACATGAAATACAGGAGGCAGGGAGTGATATGACTTTCTGGGGACAAGCTTTAAGTGCATTACTAATTTCACTCATGTCCCTCTAAACTAGGGCCAGACTGTTATTTATTGTTTGGACCTAAGTGCCCTTGCATGTTGTCGACTGTACAGGAACAAGTAGTAGCTAACCTAAACTCCTAAGAGGCAATCTAAAATCATCAGGGGAGAGAACTGGGTAGAGCTAACACTATAAAGCAACAAAGCACCTAAGGAAAGCTAAAGAAACTAAGCACATATGTATAGGGAGAAgtctgggtttgggtttgttgcctttttgttttggtttttattggacttttttttttctcttatggGTTGATTCAAAACTATGAAAAAAAGGGGCTATTTTAAGATTCAGGAGATTTGTCTCAAATTATTTCTGGAACAGTGGTTCTTGAGGGAAGTATGTATGCCATTACTAGTTTTGTATATTGGCACTGTGACATATGAAATCACATTTCTTAACCTCCCTCAAGGAACTCTTGAAGGTTTTCCATAGAAACCCTTCCACTCTCCCCTGTTCTATTTCATAGTGCATAGGTTAAAACAcatgttttcaaaatgtttctgtcCTGCTTaggtctttttgttttctccctaTAATTTCTCTTCAGGTTTTCTTGAAAGAATACAGCAGGGCAGTTTGATGCTGAAAGTAAAATATTCTGTCCTATTATCTCATTTTATCTTCTTAATTTACTGTATTTCACCTAAACAAAGAAACTTATTTGCAGCAGAGGATACCATCTGTCACTTAGTGtgtgtaaaatattaaaatatttttatcctgaAACTACCACCATCTGGAAATAGTTAGCATGGGAAAACAGTAAAAAGCCCATCTAAGTTCACAAGTGTTATTGCCTTGAACAAGAAGATTAGTGTTcccattcatttatttattctacCAAAACATAACATTAAGTCATTTTTAAATCCAAACAGTTTGGAAAGCTCCTGATGTTGCTTATGTGTGCTAAAGCCCATGCTGAGGTTATCATGTTTGCCTTGTAGCACCAAATGTCAATTTGCACTCCATAAAGTATTGTGCACAGGTTGTAGGGGGCTGCAGGACATACTTCCCTCAAGGACCACTGTTCCAGCAAGGCTCTCATACCACTCTAATATTCCATATCCTTCAGGTTGATTTGGTTTATATTTGAAGCCAGAGCACTGAGCATCTTCTGGGATTGAGCTGGCAGTCTATGGAAGAAACAGAAGTATCCTCAGAATGTTTTCTGTACTCTGGTGGATATCTTTGATATTAATGAATACAAGTCGATATCATGAagataaaacttttaaaaataaatggcatCTCTGCAGTCTCTTTTTACATTAGTGGCACACTGGAAAGAAGCATAAAATCTGCTTAACACAGCATTGTGTccttcattgaaaaaaaaatatacctgTTTCTAATCAGTATTTGCTTGAGCAAATATTAGCTCTTCAAACAGCAGCTACATTGGAAGTAGCTCAGCTATCTCAGTTGCACATGTCAGTCAGAGAaaagtttttctgtttgcttattTTCTAATCCTTGTTCTTTGTACTTCAAGAGAGAATAGGTTAAATTCAAACCTTCTAATCATACCAAGGCAATTCCACAAGCAAGACAACAGAATTATTTGGGCATGTAACTCCTAGTTTATTCTTTTAAGACTTCATGAAAACTGTCTTTGATAGTTAATATCCTAACTTCTTCAACATCTGATAGAAAAGCAAGTCTATTGCTATTACCCAATGATGCTTTCCCAATTCACAGGACTTCTTTCTAGGTTCATCAGGCCAGTTTAAACAAGTTTATAATGATGCTCTTTACCTGCAAATGACCTTCTCCTTGTGCAACTTTTTTGGCTGGATCTGTGACTCAGCCTGTAGACACCATAGCCAAATGTTATTAAATGCTGGAGGGATCAACACTTGCACCTCAGCCACTACATTACAAACCAAAGAAAGATGGCTGTCAGACAAAATTGTTCCAGCCAAGAAGCTGTAGTGCTTGTCTCTTCATGCACCAAGTATCACACAGGACAGGAAGACAGAGGAGCCATTGAAGCAAAATATTAGCCCAACTCTAGACTGGCAAGAGAGCTTGAACACAGAAAGTCTCCCCTTGCTCCTCCCACCCCAAGGTTCCCACAGCTGTTCAGCATTTCTGTGTAGTGCTGCTGCCAAGCAGGTGTCTCTGCTTCCCTGAAGGGCTGGTGACAAATGACTATTCAATTTCTGCAATGGAAACTGTTTCATTACAAGTATAAGTGAAATATATCCAAGAACTGATGCTGGGATCCCAAAGCCCACATGTTTTTATAACCTAAACCATCATAGCCTTATCCTTTCCACAGGTCAGGTCAATGATTTCTTTGTTCCTCAGCTCATGAAACACGAGTAGGCAAACATCACCTCCACTACAGCAGGCACTCCTTAAAACTCCAGGTTTAGAGGCTCAAACCCAGGTCTGCTTAGAACTTCATGTTCAAGAGATTATTAATGCAAGAGAACCACTGCAAAAAGCTTACACACACATTCCTTCCTTATGCATAACTTAAATACTGTCAACACTTCTTTCTTTGCAGTCTAGTTATTCCTACATTAATAATTCTGCAGTTTAGTACTGAACAGAAGAACCACATCATATTGTAACAATTTGACCAATCCTAAAGTGAGGCTGCCACAGGTTGATTAATAAACTGCAAACTGTGACAGATTTTTTAATTACCTGGTGGTTTTAGTTGATCATGCATGATCAGAGCATTTCCAGCTTTACAACACATCTCTCACATACAGGGAAGCCAGCTTGAGCTATACTTCGGTCTAAGGCTCAAGTGTTACTTTTAATACATGTTTATAGGAACCAAGCCTGTATATTAAGATAAATCCACATTTTACTACATGgtatttttgatattttcaacattttccaGAAACACTGGACTATCTCTTAATCACAAGGCACATGTCTCGGCTCCATTGTTGAAAGAAGGCTCACTGAAGTGCTTCAGGGTACCTGACAAGCAGGTGGCTGTAGGGGATGGATATGACAGTATCTAGAGTAACCATGCTAGCAAAATTCAGCAGCAAGAAAATAACTCTTGAAACTTGATTACCCTTCAAGTCCTGCTATCTACATTTCAGTTAATGCTGACTAGCAATCAGGTTGCTTATTTAAACAAATAGTTATCTATACCACAGACAGTGTTTTCTGTAACAGCTGAGTTTATTCAGGTGTTAAACTTAACACTGCTCTGGCACTCCTATTTAATCTCACAGCCCAGATACCTACCTTAATGAAACTTTTATAGCTATGGTTTTGCTCATGGGTGACACAATTTAAACTTTGATATTTCATTGAAAAATTCAGAGTAGCTGTGCAAGCAGTGTTTATTTAAAAGGCATTATGCTCAAATTCCCAGAATTATTATAGGATCTTCTCCTGGACAAATTTTTACAAGTCTTGCCCCAGATTAAAAGTAACATTCAACTCAATACTTAAaaagttctttatttttctcttagaCTTAGGCTTTCAGGAAACCTTAAAAATCAGTTTCATAATAAAGATTGATATTACAAAGCAGTGGGGGTGCAgttcaaaagacaaaaaaacctaaCCCATAGTGTcttcaaatataaaaatatatatccaAATTATTACCTAGGGAAAGTGTACCACCATTTCTGTCTTAAGCTGGTCCTGCCAGCTTTTGGGTCATAACTCCCACTACAGAGCTCAAGAGCTCACACTGGAAGGAGCATCTCCAAGATTCATGTCACAGGCATGATTCAGAGCAAACTGCTTTGCTGCAGCATATGAACCCAATCTTAGATTTTCTGAAAGCATTCCGCAGTTTTCCCTTGGGCAGTGGGTAATAAGCATCCAAACATCTCCTGGGAAGCATAGGTCATATACACAAAGCCATCTTCATCTTTGTAGTCCCTGTACACTTCTGCCATTGTCAAGGACATACTGGCTAGGCTTTTGTTGTTCACCAGCAGGTAGAAAGCTTGTGTAGCTGTCAGAGCCATCCTGCTTCTAATTGAAAAAGAGGATTAAACATTAGCAAGTTGAATGTGGTTTCAACTTCAGTCTATGACATACATTAAGCAGAGCAGTTGCATGAAGTAGGGACAAAAAATGCTGTGTAAAGTTATTATGTGGCTTATTGTCTCCATCAGCAGGAAGTTAACTGGAAGCTCAAAGGCAAGGCTTACATGGCTACACCAAAGGTGCTGGGCATGGGCTTGGAGTTCCCAGTTACCAGGGAAAAGTGTGAATAGAAACCAAAAGCTTCCATAGTGCAGATTTTGCAAAGGATTTCAGCTCCAGTCTGTTACACTTACTGTAAAGTCTATCTTCAAAAAACAAGTCCTTTTCAGAGACATTACATGCAAGGATTACAATCCAAGTTGTCCAAGagccaaaagcattttttacaAAAGTTACAATTTAGAAAGATCTTTTTCTATACTTTAAAAACTGTACTGAAAAACATAGCTTTCACATTTTGTCAGAAAATACCACTGGATATTTTGGGTGATTTCTTTGCTGTAATGTTTCATAAAGAACAATTTGGCAACACATTTCATTTCACTCCCATTCAAGAGCTGCTTTGAACGAGAGCAAACTCAGCTAGGTGCAGTAAGAGAGCAAGGCAGTGACAGTCATAAGCAGAACACAGAGCCCCAATACCTATTCCACgaggcagggagagagcagaacaagaattttatatattcttttttcACTACAGTTAGGGAGAAGGGGGAGGACTGTGAACCCAAAAAgaccccatttttcccaataGTACACCTGTCTTCGAACCCTTGCAAGAGAGGGAAACCAGTACATTACTAACACCTTTATCCTCCTACCCACCGAAGGAAGCAGCACACTAGGAAATGCCTTCTTGGGGAccagcagccaagcccaggTGCAGCTCCAACCCACTAGTATCCACTACCCACCTGATGATGGTTATGAACTGTGCCATGGTCAGCTCCTCGGGAACCAGAAACTTGGTTTTGTCCAAGACAGGAAGGTATTTCTCTTTATGGTATCTCTCAACAATTACCTGTTTTAATTAGAGTCATACTTAGCAATACCCAAAATATCCAggtccctttccctcccctcagACGCTTCTTTCCTCAAACAGCGGCAACAACCTCCGCTAACAAACCAGAGACTTACCGGGATTTTTGTCGGGAACTTGGCTCGGATCCCTGCTACTTCTTCCCGCCGgctggctgtggggcagaggggagaagAGACGCGTTACGTGTGCGCGCAGCCCCTCCGACCCGCACAGCACTgcgcgcccccgccgcccctaCCGAGACTCTTCCTGAGCTTGAAGGGCCGATCCGGCTGCGCCCCGGGCGCCGCCCGCATCCTCCCGCCTCGGGGCCGCCGCTGCGCCCGCCGCGCCCGCGCCTCGCACGgaccggggccgccccgcccggcAGCGGCGCCGCAGCCAACGGGAGATGTGCGGCGGCTGATCCCGCCTCTCCCGGCTGTCCCACAGCTCCGTGCTGCGCCCTGCCGCCGTGTGGGCGCCGGCGCCCCGAGGCGTTCTGCCGGCGGGGATAGCGCGGTGCTCGTGAGGGGCTTTTGACTGCCCCGCCCAGTGGTTCAGGGGTGCAGCTCAAGGCTGGAGTGCCCCCAGCTGTCTTCCCTTTGCACGTGGCCAGCCTTCGTCGTACCAGCAAACTGCTTTCGAGCAATTCGTTTGGTTTAAACAGAGAACAAGACAACCTacctcacacacacaaaaaactccaaaaaccaaaacaactcaCCCCACTCAAAAAACCAACCACCCACCCCAGTCCTTTTTCATCTCCTCAGGTGTTATCATCATAtggcaggggttccatactgttgtcaCTGATCACAGAAGTTTCATACCTTTTGGGTgttttctcatgggcatctctcagagcactgcctcttcttcacaaagcatcCAACTAACTCCAGTTTCCCTCTCAACTAGCCACCCCattcttttatagcactcttcttctcactggttgcagctgtggcctgttgaagtcaggcctgttcctaatctctggtaattggcccagctgcaactccttaggggtaagattattttctacactatctttattttcttgtattctATCCCCCTATACTCTGGCTACTAGACTGCTTGTTTTTTGAATGACTTGAGAGCTGAGTTTTAGCTCTGGTTTTGTCTCTGAGGCACAGCTGCAATTTTAAGAGGTTTCAAGCAGACTTCAAGTCCATCTATTTGGTAAATACAATTGGACAAGTTCCTTGCCTTTTGGATTGCTGGTTTACCTGTGTTTGCTTCAGCTGTCAAGATGGCTTTGCAGACGAACATGGCTCAGCAAGGGGTAAAGTTGACTCCAGTCTGGTGGTTGTGTTTATAAATCATCTCAGTGGGGGTCTGGAACTGATCCTTATGACTTGTTTGCTTTACTTATCCCTTTAAAATAcaggaatttttgttttatttgatcTATCATTCTGGTCATGATCTAGTTGATGTGGCATGGCTAGGGACATAGTTTAGTGGTGGATTTGACAATGCTAGTTAATGGATGGACTTGGGGATCTTACAGGTCTTTCCAATTTAAGTTCTATTATTTTACCAGGCTAAGGGCAACTGGAATTTGCAAATTTTTATGAGTTACAGTATATGAGCTATGGCAAAGTCAATGATTGTCACCCAAGATAATTTTGAAAAGGAACATCTTTATTAAAGTGTGTGTGCACTATCTACACATGTGTCAGCTTTTCAGCCAGCCTCTCCAGAACAGTTTCCAGTAGCTGCAGTCCTTAGCGCTGCTGAGCTGTCCCTTTCTCTTGATCTGGAAGCAATGAGCATTAGCCACAGCACAAGCTCCCCCACGTGGCAgcacaaattttattttgcagagtAGACACTTGGGTCTGAGGGACTCATAAGCAAGAGCTCTGAACTTTGAGAAAGGCCTTGAGCCTGtaatggaatggtt
This window contains:
- the MAP1LC3C gene encoding microtubule-associated proteins 1A/1B light chain 3C — encoded protein: MRAAPGAQPDRPFKLRKSLASRREEVAGIRAKFPTKIPVIVERYHKEKYLPVLDKTKFLVPEELTMAQFITIIRSRMALTATQAFYLLVNNKSLASMSLTMAEVYRDYKDEDGFVYMTYASQEMFGCLLPTAQGKTAECFQKI